The DNA segment TGCCAACCTGTCACGCCTTCGCCGAGGGCGGTGATTTTACCTGCGAATTCGAAGCCGGGGGTGATGGGATAACCGACAAAACGTTTGGCGCTTTCGTAGAGTCCCCAACGCACGGCGCAGTCGGCATAGTTGACGCCGGCGGCTTCGACAGCCACGGCCACTTCGCCCGCGGCGGGCGTTACGTCAGGAAATTCCTGGTAAAGCAGGCGCTCATATCCGCCGGGCTTTGGGATCACGATTTTGTGCATGGTGCAAGATAGGGCTTCCTCGCCTTCAGAACGCATTCGTCAGACAAAACTTCAGCAACGGCCCCAATTCAAATCACAAAAAAGACATTCCGAAACATCCGTTCACGAAAAAGCCATTCTGCAGGAGAATGGCTTTTCCAGAAACAAAATCACTGAAATATTATTGAATCGTATAGGTCACGCCCAAGGAGAAGGTGCGGCCGATGCGGTAACTGCTGAAGATGTAATCGACATTCTTGAGGGTCTGCACTTTTTTGTATTCAGGGTCCAAAAGGTTGCGTGCCCTGAAACGGATGTCAATCGGGCCAAAACGCTTGCCGACGGAGAAGTCAAGGGTTGGACGTGGCTGCTCGTAGACGTTCGGGGTACCGCCACGGCTGACTGCGGCGATACGTGGACCAAATACGTTGAAGCTCATGCTGGTATTGAAGCCGATGGAGTCATTCGTATAAGCCAATTCTCCATTCAAGCTGTAAGGCGATTGGCCAAACATGGCGCGTGTGGATTCAGCATTCGGATTGAGGCTGCGAATCTGCTCCAATTCGTCGGGGCTGATATCGAGGCGGCTTTTGATCAGGGTGATGTTTCCGCTTGCACGCAGATCTTTCAAGGCAGGCGTAATGAAGTCGAGATTCTTGCGGAATTCAAATTCGACACCAACAAGCGATGCATTGGGCACGTTGCGGTAGTTGCCCTCGATGTTGGCTGCCATCGGGTTAATGACCAATTCGATGGGGTTGGTGAAGTTCTTGTAAAAAGCGCTGACAGAAACCAATTCGCTCGTCGAGGGATACAATTCCCAACGGAGGTCGAGGTTGTCGATCAACGTGCGTTGCAGGTCAGGATTGCCGATGAGCACCATGTCACCCACGAAGTCAAAGCTGGCATACGGGGCCAATTCGCGGAAGACAGGACGAGCCAAGGTGCGTGAATAACATCCACGGAGGTTCATGATATTGCGCATGGCCTGTGGGCGCATCGCGTAGATCAGGTTGACCGAAGGAAGAATATCGAGGTTGTTGAGGGTGGCAGCGTCCAAATGCGTGTCTTTGCTGGTAAGCACGATGCTCGTGGTTTCCATGCGGGCACCCGTAATCATGCGCAATTCGCCGATGAGGGGCATATCCACCATCATGTGGGCTGCGGCGATGCCTTGTGTTCCGGAGTAGCTGTTGCGCAATTCGCTGGCGTCGGTAATGTAGTTGCCATATTGAAACAGGCCATTGTTGTCGGTACCGATCACGCCGAGGTTTTCTTCGCCAAAATACGCTGCCGGATTGCCATCGTAATGAATGGTCTGCGGAGAACCGTTGACATATTCGAAGCGACGCTCATAAAATTCACGGCCTTTGTAGGTATATGCGCCTCCGAACTGGAATTTGGATTCGCGGCCTGACCATTGCTTGAATGGCAGTGTAAACCCAACCTTGCCATCGAGGTTATTCTCTTCCATCTTGCGGAAATAGCGGCTCGGTGCGCTGTACAAGGCCCTTTGGATGTCGTAGACCGTGTCTTCGCGGGTGTAGTCATTGGAGAAAAAGCGCAAGTCGGGTTCGTTTTGTGCCGAATGTGAAAATGCACCGATCCAATCCGCCTTCAATTTACCAAAGGTATGGTCACCTTTCAATTGGAACATGTCCAATGCACGCTCGGTGTAGCTGATGACCCTTGTTTGAAACACAATATTGGGGTCATCGCGCATCAGGTCACCTTGCAAGAATCGTGCACTGCTGTTGCCGCTTTGGTTGTGCATGTAGTTGAAGCTCAACTGATGGTTCACGCTTGGCAGCCAAGAGAAATTGACCAAACCGCCCCAAAGGA comes from the Bacteroidota bacterium genome and includes:
- a CDS encoding carboxypeptidase regulatory-like domain-containing protein, with amino-acid sequence MKKLLLLIVTFAVLANVAFAQTATIAGTVKDADSQEALVGATIRLLKDSVMVAGAYTDDAGAYSVEVAPGNYTLVCTYISYNNKTIDNIQLTAGQSLVQDVVMGMDVNDAGDKNIVVIMDKVVKNNEATLINMQRRSTSVVDVISLEQVQRTGDQDAGAAMKRVTGVTVEGGKYVYVRGLGDRYTKTLLNGSEIPSLDPNRNSVQMDLFPANLIDNIVVYKTFTPDLPGSFTGGLVKISTKDFPQKFSLSYNSSLGFNTSASFRNDFLTGQRGNTDWLGMDDGTRDLPAPLSNSGYILPDQSFADPVKADAIELATNAFSTPMTPEVSNSSLNHSHAFTIGDQKKLGGKPFGYVVGLSYNKTDNFFENAVEGRWQLVSNIDQSNGLNNQIYLTGDQASREVLWGGLVNFSWLPSVNHQLSFNYMHNQSGNSSARFLQGDLMRDDPNIVFQTRVISYTERALDMFQLKGDHTFGKLKADWIGAFSHSAQNEPDLRFFSNDYTREDTVYDIQRALYSAPSRYFRKMEENNLDGKVGFTLPFKQWSGRESKFQFGGAYTYKGREFYERRFEYVNGSPQTIHYDGNPAAYFGEENLGVIGTDNNGLFQYGNYITDASELRNSYSGTQGIAAAHMMVDMPLIGELRMITGARMETTSIVLTSKDTHLDAATLNNLDILPSVNLIYAMRPQAMRNIMNLRGCYSRTLARPVFRELAPYASFDFVGDMVLIGNPDLQRTLIDNLDLRWELYPSTSELVSVSAFYKNFTNPIELVINPMAANIEGNYRNVPNASLVGVEFEFRKNLDFITPALKDLRASGNITLIKSRLDISPDELEQIRSLNPNAESTRAMFGQSPYSLNGELAYTNDSIGFNTSMSFNVFGPRIAAVSRGGTPNVYEQPRPTLDFSVGKRFGPIDIRFRARNLLDPEYKKVQTLKNVDYIFSSYRIGRTFSLGVTYTIQ